A genomic stretch from Patescibacteria group bacterium includes:
- the rpmG gene encoding 50S ribosomal protein L33: protein MAKRTDDKYVKFECTECKKVNYRQHKNKKTIKTRLELSKYCKTCKKHTPHKETK, encoded by the coding sequence ATGGCAAAAAGAACTGATGACAAGTACGTTAAATTTGAATGTACTGAGTGCAAAAAGGTTAACTACCGACAGCACAAGAATAAAAAAACTATCAAAACCCGTTTGGAATTGTCCAAGTACTGCAAAACTTGTAAAAAACATACTCCGCATAAAGAAACGAAATAA
- a CDS encoding sulfatase-like hydrolase/transferase, whose protein sequence is MFKKLKYVVIAGLVLNPFLPPNNGYLSFQYQIIESTYHARKYFSAYTPVIEDFETNSTESIFMLQLESTNAIVLEGQMPKINEKKYDDLYAPYFYQAAKDGVLFPYFWSNSVTTDRAQENILCGLVNNIGAPLSYHPEKLTAKCLPNILNNNGYKTIIFRSDDLSFHNMGNFFQAMGFSEIHNKDIMKPDDKKYIWGYDDCIFYQRAFEYLKENYPDGKKLFVYFEVSSHHIPWTPFDSYTFTHKFVTPSNYAETYINSSLQQDYCFSRFYKEYQDYNNGKSHLFAFGDHSWPVGINNGNTLPHYGSYNENFLTMMAYIPPKNDLTTFFIDKIVSKNNIYSETDIIPTIFELLNNNTYQNSLVFELQKNKQKENYENCHILVQPYDGGQIVVVNGLEKYIYYVSKKLVLKFDLKDDFWEKNPEIADIDISNKEFKEKYFCQRFK, encoded by the coding sequence ATGTTTAAAAAATTAAAATATGTTGTGATTGCCGGATTAGTGCTAAATCCCTTCCTTCCCCCTAATAACGGCTATTTGTCTTTTCAATATCAAATAATCGAATCTACCTATCACGCCAGAAAATATTTTTCTGCCTATACTCCTGTTATTGAAGACTTCGAAACCAATTCGACTGAAAGCATATTCATGCTTCAGCTTGAGTCAACTAATGCTATAGTACTAGAAGGTCAAATGCCAAAAATAAACGAAAAAAAATATGACGATCTTTATGCGCCATATTTTTATCAGGCAGCAAAAGACGGCGTGCTTTTTCCTTATTTTTGGTCTAATAGTGTAACCACCGACAGAGCCCAGGAAAATATTCTTTGCGGACTGGTAAACAATATCGGCGCCCCGCTATCCTACCACCCGGAAAAATTGACCGCTAAATGTCTGCCTAATATTTTAAATAATAATGGGTACAAAACCATTATTTTTCGCTCGGACGATCTTTCATTCCATAATATGGGAAACTTTTTTCAAGCGATGGGTTTTTCCGAAATTCATAACAAAGACATAATGAAACCGGACGATAAAAAATATATTTGGGGATATGACGATTGCATCTTTTATCAAAGAGCTTTTGAATATTTGAAAGAAAATTATCCTGACGGGAAAAAACTATTTGTTTATTTTGAAGTTTCCTCTCATCACATACCATGGACACCGTTTGATTCGTATACTTTTACTCACAAATTCGTTACACCAAGCAACTACGCTGAAACCTACATCAACTCTTCCCTGCAACAAGATTACTGTTTCTCGCGTTTTTATAAAGAATATCAGGATTATAACAATGGCAAAAGCCACCTTTTTGCTTTTGGCGACCATTCTTGGCCGGTTGGCATCAATAACGGCAACACCCTGCCTCACTACGGATCGTACAACGAAAATTTTTTAACTATGATGGCTTATATACCGCCAAAAAACGACCTGACAACTTTTTTTATTGACAAAATTGTCAGTAAAAATAATATTTACAGTGAAACCGATATCATCCCCACCATCTTTGAACTATTAAATAACAATACTTATCAAAATTCGCTGGTCTTTGAGCTCCAAAAAAACAAGCAAAAAGAAAACTACGAAAACTGTCATATCTTAGTTCAGCCATATGATGGCGGTCAAATAGTCGTGGTAAACGGTTTAGAAAAATATATCTACTATGTCAGCAAAAAACTAGTTTTAAAATTTGATCTAAAAGATGATTTTTGGGAAAAAAACCCGGAGATTGCAGATATTGATATTTCCAATAAGGAATTCAAAGAAAAATATTTTTGTCAGAGATTCAAATAA
- the secF gene encoding protein translocase subunit SecF → MYKIISKRKFYYAFSLALVIASVVFLSMWGLKSGIDFTGGSLMQVSFQNTSRPSVEDISSVLKELDYMADTTVQPVGDNEFIFRFKDVTEEQHQEILNKLKNKYVVTDATTVDSAKDSQPKIEVVTESNKEIGNVNIEAVPVGVSDQASLQEEKFESVGPTIGQELKTKSFYAIILVIIAIIAYIAWSFRKVGRPVQSWKYGITAVIALVHDVTITCGVFALLGHFYGVEVNTPFIAAVLTVLGYSVNDTIVVFDRIRENLHRYQGDFEETVNISVNQTAVRSINTSMTVMFTLLAIFFFGGASIKFFALALIFGVFFGTYSSIFVASSLLVTWQNLIKKFSK, encoded by the coding sequence ATGTATAAAATTATCAGCAAAAGAAAATTTTATTACGCCTTTTCTTTGGCGTTAGTAATAGCTTCAGTCGTGTTTCTCTCGATGTGGGGGCTAAAATCGGGCATTGATTTTACCGGCGGTAGTTTGATGCAGGTTTCTTTTCAAAATACTAGTCGACCGAGCGTTGAAGATATATCGAGTGTTCTAAAAGAATTGGATTATATGGCTGATACTACCGTCCAGCCAGTGGGGGATAATGAATTTATATTTCGTTTCAAAGACGTTACCGAAGAACAGCATCAAGAAATTCTGAATAAATTAAAAAATAAATACGTCGTTACTGACGCAACGACCGTGGACAGTGCTAAGGATAGCCAGCCAAAAATAGAAGTAGTTACTGAAAGTAATAAAGAAATTGGTAATGTTAATATTGAAGCGGTTCCCGTCGGAGTCTCTGATCAGGCAAGTCTTCAAGAGGAAAAATTTGAATCAGTCGGTCCAACAATAGGTCAGGAATTGAAAACTAAAAGTTTTTACGCGATAATTTTGGTTATCATCGCGATTATTGCTTATATCGCCTGGTCTTTTCGTAAAGTTGGTCGTCCGGTCCAGTCTTGGAAATATGGTATTACTGCGGTAATTGCCTTGGTCCATGATGTGACAATAACTTGTGGAGTGTTTGCTCTTCTCGGTCATTTTTACGGCGTGGAAGTCAATACCCCGTTTATCGCCGCCGTTTTAACAGTACTTGGTTACTCAGTTAATGATACAATTGTTGTTTTTGATCGTATCAGGGAAAATCTTCATCGTTATCAAGGTGATTTTGAGGAAACGGTCAATATTTCTGTCAATCAGACTGCTGTTCGTTCAATCAACACATCAATGACGGTAATGTTTACGCTACTAGCTATATTTTTCTTTGGTGGCGCTTCAATCAAGTTTTTTGCTTTAGCGTTGATATTCGGAGTATTTTTTGGTACCTACTCATCTATTTTTGTCGCTAGTTCATTGCTGGTAACCTGGCAAAATTTGATAAAAAAGTTCAGTAAATAA
- the secD gene encoding protein translocase subunit SecD — protein MKISNISKVRLSVLAIIIMAVFAGFLVYPAPFNKSVDWLNSKLGITLPHYWNIPFGLGLDLQGGAQLVYQADVSQVPAGSEADAVAGARDVIERRVNAFGVAEPVVQISGSGKDYRIVVELAGVKDVNQAIKMIGETPLLEFKEEDSSQPLQTDQAQEIAKYNEEAKKTAESILNEVLNSSISKFADIAKEKSEDTGSATQGGDLGWAKRGTYVTEFDTAVFDTLKKGEISRQLVQTVFGYHIVYKEDERGQGEDLEVKASHILIKTKSSADVSTSSQNWKYTGLTGKQLKKAAVEFDPNTGSPTVALEFNDEGKTLFADITRRNIDKTVGIFLDGEAISLPRVSEEIPSGKAVITGNFSLVEAKTLVQRLNAGALPVPVTLLSQQTIGASLGQDSVQKSLFAGLVGLLAVALFMIIFYRLPGLLSVVALLIYGVLVLSIFKMFGITLTLSGIAGFILSLGIAVDANVLIFERMKEEFRAGRPLNSAIDEGFKRAWSSIRDGNISTLITCAVLFWFTTSLVRGFALTLAIGILVSLVTAVVVTRGFLKSIAVGRVENWHFLFNRKKNSESEKQ, from the coding sequence ATGAAAATATCAAATATATCAAAAGTACGTTTATCCGTACTAGCCATAATTATCATGGCAGTTTTTGCCGGATTTTTAGTATATCCGGCTCCTTTTAATAAAAGCGTTGATTGGTTGAATTCCAAATTAGGCATTACCTTGCCTCATTATTGGAACATTCCTTTTGGCTTAGGCTTGGATTTACAGGGTGGAGCGCAGTTGGTTTATCAGGCTGATGTTTCGCAGGTGCCTGCCGGATCGGAAGCTGACGCTGTCGCCGGGGCTCGTGATGTTATTGAACGACGCGTCAATGCTTTTGGGGTGGCTGAACCGGTAGTTCAAATCAGCGGTTCGGGAAAGGATTATAGAATCGTTGTTGAATTGGCTGGCGTTAAGGATGTAAACCAAGCTATTAAAATGATTGGCGAAACGCCTTTACTTGAATTTAAAGAAGAGGACTCCAGTCAGCCATTACAGACAGATCAGGCACAGGAAATAGCTAAGTATAACGAAGAAGCTAAAAAAACTGCCGAGAGTATTTTAAATGAGGTTTTAAATTCTTCGATTTCCAAATTTGCCGACATTGCCAAAGAAAAATCGGAAGATACTGGATCGGCAACCCAAGGCGGTGATTTGGGATGGGCTAAACGCGGAACATATGTTACCGAGTTCGACACGGCGGTTTTTGACACTTTAAAAAAAGGAGAAATATCCAGACAATTGGTTCAAACGGTTTTTGGGTATCACATTGTTTATAAAGAAGATGAGCGTGGGCAGGGAGAAGATTTGGAAGTGAAGGCGAGTCATATATTGATTAAGACTAAAAGTAGCGCCGATGTTAGCACCTCTAGTCAAAATTGGAAATATACCGGTTTGACCGGCAAGCAGCTAAAAAAAGCGGCTGTTGAATTTGATCCGAATACCGGTTCTCCAACCGTGGCTCTAGAGTTTAATGACGAAGGAAAAACTTTATTTGCTGATATTACTCGAAGAAATATTGACAAAACCGTGGGTATTTTTTTAGATGGCGAAGCCATCTCTTTACCCCGAGTAAGCGAGGAGATCCCAAGCGGCAAAGCGGTTATCACGGGTAATTTTTCTTTAGTTGAAGCAAAAACTTTGGTTCAGAGATTGAATGCCGGCGCTTTGCCTGTTCCGGTGACTCTTTTGTCCCAACAAACGATTGGTGCGAGTTTGGGACAAGATTCTGTCCAGAAAAGTTTATTTGCCGGACTGGTTGGTCTTTTAGCCGTGGCGCTGTTTATGATTATTTTTTATCGCTTACCAGGACTGCTTTCAGTTGTCGCTTTATTGATTTACGGCGTTTTAGTGCTTAGTATATTCAAAATGTTTGGTATTACGCTGACTTTATCAGGTATCGCTGGGTTTATTTTATCACTCGGCATTGCTGTTGACGCTAATGTCTTGATATTTGAAAGAATGAAAGAAGAGTTTCGTGCCGGTCGTCCGCTTAATTCAGCTATCGACGAGGGATTTAAACGCGCCTGGTCGTCAATTCGCGATGGTAATATTTCTACCTTGATTACTTGTGCCGTGTTGTTTTGGTTTACTACTAGTTTGGTGCGTGGATTTGCTTTGACACTGGCAATCGGAATTTTGGTTTCACTAGTTACCGCCGTTGTCGTTACTCGCGGATTTTTGAAGTCCATTGCTGTTGGCAGGGTAGAAAATTGGCATTTTCTTTTTAATCGTAAAAAAAATAGCGAAAGCGAGAAACAATAA
- a CDS encoding 8-oxo-dGTP diphosphatase: protein MKIGKYVKDYTSGKRVGFIRVLSEVKELAEAIAKFNKKDIKEEWQDILHFVQLWLYWRFGLNQDVWRYTGESVKKFMERKAVWGKIYKYAGLTENVSNYVGNYKKEEKVIKQLKNFGIDEITAKQIWETALVNNFWTTTGKIMTLCLIMEADKILLGMKKRGFGAGRWNGFGGKVHEGETIEEALHRELQEEAGVTVKTIEKRGVIDFDNNGKMLTVHIFKGTEIVGSPSESEEMLPKWFDINELPFETMWPDDKYWLPLFLADKKFTGKFIFDADDNVLSYELNEVDSF from the coding sequence ATGAAGATCGGTAAATATGTTAAAGACTATACTTCTGGTAAAAGAGTCGGGTTTATTCGGGTTTTGTCGGAAGTAAAAGAGTTGGCAGAAGCAATAGCAAAATTTAATAAGAAAGATATAAAAGAAGAATGGCAAGACATTCTTCATTTTGTGCAATTGTGGTTGTACTGGCGGTTTGGGTTAAATCAAGATGTTTGGCGGTACACCGGTGAATCAGTAAAAAAATTCATGGAACGTAAAGCAGTGTGGGGTAAAATCTATAAATATGCCGGTTTGACTGAAAACGTATCTAATTATGTTGGTAATTACAAAAAAGAGGAAAAGGTTATCAAGCAATTAAAAAATTTTGGTATTGATGAGATAACGGCAAAACAAATTTGGGAAACAGCGTTAGTAAATAATTTTTGGACGACGACCGGTAAAATAATGACTTTGTGTTTAATAATGGAAGCAGATAAAATACTTCTGGGTATGAAGAAAAGAGGTTTCGGCGCCGGTCGTTGGAACGGCTTTGGCGGCAAGGTGCACGAAGGAGAAACTATTGAAGAAGCATTGCATCGCGAACTACAAGAAGAAGCTGGGGTAACCGTTAAGACGATCGAGAAAAGAGGCGTGATTGATTTTGACAATAACGGCAAGATGTTAACCGTGCATATTTTTAAAGGCACGGAAATCGTCGGTAGTCCAAGCGAAAGCGAGGAAATGCTGCCAAAGTGGTTTGATATTAACGAGTTACCTTTTGAGACTATGTGGCCGGATGACAAATATTGGTTGCCGTTATTTTTGGCAGACAAAAAATTTACCGGCAAGTTTATTTTTGATGCTGATGACAATGTTTTAAGCTACGAATTAAATGAAGTGGATAGTTTTTAA
- a CDS encoding NUDIX domain-containing protein has product MPKSKFKPKPGQIDFTHVRFAPVINCVLKYKDKILLVQRSKDLNFYPGYWNGISGFLDDHRRLKEKVVDEIREELGMNENMIKSIKLGEIVDQEAPKYKKTWVVHPVLVEVKTDKVKLDWEARDYKWLKIAEVKKLKLLPGFNQVLEKLFFEKKL; this is encoded by the coding sequence ATGCCAAAATCAAAGTTTAAACCAAAACCAGGACAAATAGATTTTACTCATGTCCGCTTCGCTCCGGTGATTAATTGCGTTTTAAAATACAAAGATAAAATATTACTAGTGCAGCGCAGCAAAGATTTGAATTTTTATCCCGGATACTGGAACGGCATATCTGGTTTTCTTGACGATCATAGACGCCTAAAAGAAAAGGTTGTTGACGAGATAAGGGAAGAACTTGGTATGAACGAAAACATGATCAAAAGTATTAAGCTCGGAGAGATAGTTGATCAGGAGGCGCCAAAATACAAGAAGACATGGGTGGTTCATCCAGTTTTGGTGGAAGTTAAAACCGACAAAGTTAAGCTGGATTGGGAGGCACGGGACTATAAATGGCTTAAAATAGCAGAAGTAAAGAAGCTAAAGCTTTTGCCTGGATTTAATCAGGTTTTGGAAAAACTTTTTTTTGAAAAAAAGTTATGA
- a CDS encoding DUF3850 domain-containing protein: protein MAIIKKKIWPEYFDAVASGKKKYELRLNDFEINEGDVLILEEWNPETKEYTGRKIEKKVTYVGKFKIDKLFWSEERIKEKGIQIISLE, encoded by the coding sequence ATGGCAATAATCAAGAAAAAAATTTGGCCAGAATATTTTGATGCGGTAGCTTCTGGAAAGAAGAAATATGAGCTTCGTCTCAACGATTTTGAAATCAATGAAGGCGATGTACTTATACTTGAAGAATGGAATCCCGAAACGAAAGAATATACTGGAAGAAAAATTGAAAAGAAAGTGACTTATGTTGGAAAATTCAAGATAGATAAATTGTTTTGGTCAGAAGAGCGGATAAAAGAGAAGGGGATTCAAATTATTTCTTTAGAATAA
- the secA gene encoding preprotein translocase subunit SecA: protein MSIFKKIFGDPNVKEVAEIQKNIVAAINAIEPEFAALTDEQLKNKTVEFKEVLATGKTLDDILVPAFAAVREASRRTLGMRHFDVQLIGGYILHKGKIAEMKTGEGKTLVATLAAYLNALEGKGVHLVTVNDYLAKRDACWMGQVYSFLGLSVGILQNQLISYIYDPENTSEDYLDRVRKSSRQEAYRTDITYGTNNEFGFDYLRDNMVVALDEMSQRQQHYAIVDEIDSILIDEARTPLIISAPAEESTDQYYRFAQLVRQLKENEDYNIDEKLRAATLTEGGITKMEKALGMENIYTEGGISTVHHLEQALKALVLFKRDRDYVVSNDEVIIVDEFTGRLMPGRRYSEGLHQALEAKEGVNVQRESQTLATITFQNLFRMYKKLSGMTGTAATEAEEFAKIYNLDVTPIPTHRPMVRHDMNDLIYKNEKGKFSAVVQKVKELNEKGQPVLIGTISIEKNEILSDLLSREGISHQILNAKNHEQEAQIIADAGRVGAVTLATNMAGRGVDIILGGAPPTKDSAQYTQWEEEHKKVVALGGLLVLGTERHESRRIDNQLRGRSGRQGDPGVSQFCISLEDDLMRIFGPERIKGMMEFLKVPDDMPIENKMINSSIEAAQRKVEGNNFDTRKHLVEYDDVMNKQRETIYRRRREALEAKTDLKNEILSLVKNEIEKVVEFHTAEDYPDNWNLEEIYETVNSIFSVGIDVRLKLTDIEEREKKSGLHGDEARQAIGGYLYELAVNKYNEQEKEITTLSSGNVNAIRDVEKGIILRSIDTLWVEHLDAIDHLRRGIGLRGYGQHDPLLEYKKEAFLMFKQLLSAIQQQIVYSIYKVSAGMSLSRSLLDRQGVSLFGASENVSAFSGDIKPGESKQPVSVSGKMKNEEGDKVGRNDLCPCGSGKKYKKCHGK, encoded by the coding sequence ATGTCTATTTTTAAGAAAATTTTTGGCGATCCCAATGTCAAGGAAGTCGCTGAAATACAAAAAAATATTGTAGCGGCGATTAACGCTATCGAACCGGAATTTGCGGCATTGACAGACGAGCAGTTAAAGAATAAAACCGTTGAGTTTAAAGAAGTGTTGGCGACCGGTAAAACTTTGGATGATATTTTGGTACCGGCTTTTGCAGCGGTGCGTGAAGCATCAAGAAGAACTTTGGGGATGCGTCATTTCGATGTTCAGTTGATTGGCGGTTATATTCTGCATAAAGGAAAAATAGCGGAGATGAAAACCGGGGAAGGAAAAACTTTAGTTGCCACGTTAGCGGCTTATCTAAACGCCTTAGAGGGAAAAGGTGTCCATTTAGTTACGGTAAATGATTATTTGGCTAAACGTGATGCTTGTTGGATGGGTCAGGTGTACAGTTTTTTGGGACTCAGCGTTGGTATTTTGCAAAATCAATTGATTTCTTATATTTACGATCCGGAAAACACCTCGGAAGATTATTTGGATCGCGTGCGAAAAAGTTCGCGTCAAGAAGCTTATCGCACCGATATCACTTATGGTACTAATAATGAGTTTGGATTTGATTATTTGCGCGACAACATGGTAGTTGCTTTAGACGAAATGTCACAGCGGCAACAGCATTATGCTATTGTTGATGAAATCGATTCAATTTTGATTGATGAGGCGAGGACACCGTTGATTATTTCTGCTCCCGCTGAAGAATCAACTGATCAGTATTATCGCTTTGCCCAGTTGGTTCGTCAGTTGAAAGAAAACGAAGATTACAATATTGATGAAAAATTGCGCGCAGCGACATTGACTGAAGGCGGGATAACAAAGATGGAAAAAGCTTTAGGTATGGAAAATATTTATACCGAAGGCGGTATCAGTACGGTTCATCATTTAGAGCAGGCATTGAAAGCTTTAGTGTTATTTAAACGTGATCGTGATTATGTGGTTAGTAATGACGAAGTAATAATCGTTGATGAGTTTACCGGTCGATTGATGCCGGGAAGAAGATATTCCGAAGGACTGCATCAAGCATTAGAAGCCAAAGAGGGTGTTAATGTTCAGCGAGAGAGTCAGACACTTGCCACTATTACTTTTCAAAATCTTTTTCGCATGTACAAAAAACTTTCCGGCATGACTGGCACGGCGGCGACGGAAGCCGAGGAATTCGCTAAAATTTATAATCTTGATGTTACGCCGATTCCGACTCATCGCCCCATGGTGCGTCATGATATGAATGATTTGATTTATAAAAACGAAAAGGGGAAATTTTCCGCAGTGGTGCAAAAAGTGAAGGAGTTGAATGAAAAAGGTCAGCCGGTTTTAATCGGTACTATTTCTATCGAAAAAAACGAAATACTTTCAGATTTGCTGTCGCGCGAGGGAATATCGCATCAGATTTTGAACGCAAAAAATCATGAGCAGGAAGCGCAGATTATCGCTGACGCCGGTCGGGTTGGAGCGGTAACTTTGGCAACTAATATGGCTGGTCGCGGCGTTGATATTATTTTGGGAGGTGCTCCGCCAACAAAAGATTCAGCACAGTATACTCAGTGGGAAGAGGAACATAAAAAAGTTGTTGCTCTGGGCGGTTTACTGGTTTTAGGTACTGAGCGACATGAGTCGCGTCGAATCGACAATCAATTGCGCGGACGTTCCGGTCGTCAGGGGGACCCCGGAGTTTCTCAGTTTTGTATTTCTCTAGAAGATGATTTGATGCGTATTTTTGGTCCGGAGAGGATAAAAGGAATGATGGAGTTCCTCAAAGTTCCCGACGATATGCCGATTGAAAACAAAATGATTAACTCCTCGATTGAGGCAGCGCAGAGAAAGGTGGAGGGTAATAATTTTGACACTCGAAAACATTTGGTTGAATACGACGATGTAATGAATAAACAGCGCGAAACTATTTATCGCCGCCGCCGTGAAGCTTTGGAGGCAAAAACTGATTTAAAAAATGAAATTTTATCTTTGGTTAAAAACGAAATAGAAAAAGTGGTAGAATTTCATACCGCCGAAGATTATCCTGATAATTGGAATCTCGAAGAGATATATGAAACAGTCAATTCTATTTTTTCAGTTGGTATTGATGTTCGCCTCAAATTAACTGATATTGAAGAAAGAGAAAAGAAGAGCGGTTTGCATGGCGATGAAGCGCGGCAAGCGATCGGTGGTTATTTATACGAGTTAGCGGTTAATAAATACAACGAACAAGAAAAAGAAATAACGACTTTAAGCAGCGGCAACGTAAATGCAATTCGTGATGTGGAAAAAGGAATAATTTTACGCAGTATTGATACTTTATGGGTAGAACATCTTGATGCAATCGATCATTTGCGTCGTGGTATCGGACTGCGCGGCTATGGTCAGCATGATCCGTTGCTGGAATATAAAAAAGAAGCTTTTTTAATGTTCAAGCAGCTCTTGAGCGCGATTCAACAGCAAATAGTTTATAGTATATACAAGGTCAGCGCCGGTATGTCGCTTAGTCGTTCTTTACTTGATCGGCAGGGCGTTTCATTGTTCGGCGCCAGTGAAAACGTTTCCGCTTTTTCTGGTGATATAAAACCGGGTGAGTCAAAACAACCGGTTTCCGTGAGCGGTAAGATGAAAAATGAAGAAGGGGATAAAGTCGGTCGTAATGATTTATGCCCTTGCGGTTCGGGTAAAAAGTATAAGAAGTGTCATGGGAAATAA